The window TTGCAGGGCCGGGATCTTCGACTCGGCGGCCAGGGTGTCGCGGGTCGCCGGGTCGGCGGTCAGGGCGATTTCGGCGAGGCGGGCCGACACCGGGTACCAGGGTGCGGCGGCGAACCGGGGTGCGTGTGCCTGCAGCAGGGAGCGGTTGTCCTCGGCGATGGTCCGCCACTGCGGATAGGCGTCGATCTTGGTGAGGGCGAAGACGACGGCGTCGACGCGTTCGGTGGCGGCGGCGAGGAAGTCGAGTTCCGGTTGCGACAGCGGGGCCGAGGCGTCGGCGACGAACAGCAGCGCGGTGGCGCGGCGGACCGCGTCCAGGGCGATCGTGGCGTGGACCGGGTCGAGACCGCCCGCGCCGGGGGTGTCCAGCAGGGTCAGGTAGCGCAGCAGCGGCGCCGGGTGGGTGACCTCGATCTTGCGGGTCCGTTGCCGGCCGCGGGCCCATTCGTCGAGGCTGTCGATCTCGACCTCGTCGCCGCCGGGTAGCCACGCCCGGGCCGAGAACGTGTCGCCGGGCACGAAACTCAGGTAGGCGGCGGTGGTGACGGCCGCGTCCACCGGGGACAGGCCGGGCACTCCGAGGAGGGCGTTGACCAGGGAGCTCTTGCCGCGTTTGGTTTCTCCGACGACGACCACACCGGGTCGGGTCAGGTGGGCGCGGCGTAGTTGGGCCAGGTCGGCGGCCGCGTCCGGGTCGGCGGTGCGCAGGTAGGACATGGTGTCGCGGACCGCGCCGTCGAGCAGTGGGGTCAGATCCTGCACTGGCGGACCTCCTGGGCGAGCAGCTGGAACCCGCGGTGGGCGACGTGCGCGATCCGGGCCTGGGCCGGTCCGGCGCCGTCGACGGCGTAGGCCCGCCAGCGGCCGGCCGCGGCGATCGCCGCGGTGCCCAGGGCGGTGCTGTCGGCTTCCGGCAGGTTCAGGATCCAGCGCGGGTCGGTCGAGGTGGCCAGGCGGATCAGCTCCTGCTCCCAGTCGGCCGGCAGCGGCACCGTGCCGGTCGCGGCGCGCTGGGCGGCGTCCAGCAGCCGCAGCCGATGGTAGGCCGGGTCGCGCAGTGCCTGTTCGACGGCGTCGCGGATCGTGGCGCGGTTCTGCTGGTCGAGCGACGCGAGGCGTTCCAGCCGGGTCAGCGCCCAGCCGGCTTTGATCGCGTCCGAGCGCCAGCGGAACGTCTGGTCGACGGTGGCGGTCAGCCGGGCCAGCCCGGACGCCGCCGCCAGCCGGCGGACGAGTTCGCCGGTGCCCAGCCGGGGTTCGGCGGCCAGTTGGGCGCAGGCGAAGCCGATGCCGTACAGGTCGAGGCGGGTCAGTAGGCGTTCGCGTCGGTCGGCGCCGATCGGGGCGGGTCGGGAGCGGAACAGGTCGGCCGACAGCAGCAGCAGTCGCAGGTCGGCGGGGTTCAGGGTGGCCAGTCGGGCCAGCGCGTCGCGGTCGGCGCCGGTCAGCCGGCCGGCTTCGGCGGTCTCGGCCAGCAGACCGGCCACCGGCACGACGTCACCGACGGTACGGGCCAGTAGTTGCGCCTGATGGTGGGCCAGGGGACCGGCGACCGGCCACGGATCGTCGGCGCCGCCGGCCAGGGTGTCGATGCGGCTGAGGACCCCGATCGCGTTGATCGGGCTGGTCGCCAGTCGGGCCGACGCGGTGTGGAACGCCTGCAGGGCGCGCACGTCGTCGGCCCGGACCGCCTGGGTGAACACGTACACCACGGCCTCGGCGGCGGCGACCTCACCGGCGGAGTCGTCGTCGATGCCGACGGCCGCCTCGGCGCGGGCGCTGCCGGCGGTGTCGGTCGACGCCAGGCCGGGGGTGTCGACGACGGTCAGGTCCCGCAGCCGGTCGCTGGTGAGCGCGACGTCGACGTACGCGATCCGGGCGGCCGCGACACCGAGCCGGTCCGGGACCATGCCGTCCTCGTCCAGGGGCAGGCTGTGCCGGTCACCGTCGCGGGTGACGACGTCGATGCGGTCGGCGGGCCCGTAACGGAACCGGGTGACCACTCGCGTGCACTCGCCGGCCGCGGTGGGGGCGACCCGACGCCCGATCAGTGCGTTGACTAGTGTCGACTTTCCGGCTTTAAGGCGGCCCGCGATCGCCACACGTAACGGATCGTGAAGGCGGTTGCTAATCTGCTGGACCTGTTGACCAGCATCGGAGGAAACCCGGGTGACGATCTCGTGACACAGAGTCGCGATTCCGGAGGTGAGCGGCCCGTTCACTTCGACTCGTCAGCGCAGCACACCGTCGGCGACAATGTGCGTATCGCGGAAGTCGGCGTCACGGAACGGCCCTCCTGTAGTCCACCGCAGTCTCGCAGAGCCTACGGAGGTCGACCCGGGGACCGGGATCCCGAGATCGTGCCAGTGACACCGAAGTCCGCTACGGGGATGGGAGGGCGCAGGTGACGGACGAGCCAGAGGTGGCCGCCCGTACCGCTCTGCGTCAAGGGCCTGCCCTCGTCGTGCTGTCCGGGCCGCCCGGCTGTGGGCGTACCACCCTGCTGCGCAGGATCGCCGCGGCCGTGCCCGGCCCCGCCCACCTCGGCGGCGGCCTGGCCATGCTGTCGGAGGTCCCGGCGCTGGCGCTGTCACGGGCGGTGCGGGCCCGGCTGCCCGCCGACGACGTGCCGCTGCTGGCCGAAGCGGTTCGATCCCGGGTCCGCGGCGGACTGCTGGTGATCGACGACCTGCAACACGCCGACCCGGCCACCCTCGCCGCGCTGGCGCACCTGGCCCGCACCTGCCGGGTGCTGGTCGCCGTGCGGACCCCGCACCGCCTGCCGGAACCGCTCGCCGCCGCCCTGCGCGACGCCGCGACGCTCTGGCTGCCGGTGCCGCCGCTGACCCCGGAGCAGGCGCACGCCCTGGTCCGTAAGACCGCCGGCGGCCTCGCCGATCAGGCCGCGGCCGCGGTGGTCGCCCGCGCCGGCGGCAACCCGCTGGCCACGATCGCGTTGGCCCGGCAGGCGGCCTCCGGCCGCGCGCCGATCGGTGAGGACATCGACCAGGTGGCGTACGCGATCGCCGCGGCCCTGGCCGACCTGCCCCGCCCGGCCCGTACCGCCCTGGCCGCGCTGGGCCTGCTGGGCCGACCGGCCGCCCCGGCACTGCTGGGCACCGGTGCGGCCGACCTGCTCGCGGCGGGCCTGGTCACCGCCGAGGCCGGCGGTTCGCTGCTGCCGGTGTCGGCGTATGTGGCCGAGACCGCGGCCGGGTTGCTCGACACCGCCGCCCGCGCCGACCTGCACGCCCGGCTGGCCGACCTGACCCCACCCGCGGAAGCCGCCCGGCACCTCGCCGCCGCCGGTGACCCGGTCGGGGCGTACCGCAAGGCACTGGCCGCCGCCGACCGGGCCGCCGGCGCCGAACGGGCCGCGTTGCTGCTGTTCGCGTGTTCGCTACCGGCCGACGTCGACCCGCGGGTGCGGCTGGCCGCCGCCGACGCCGCCCTGGCCACCGGCCGCGCCCCGGACGCCGCCGAGGTCCTGCGCCCCCTCGCGGCCGCCGTCGTCCCGGGCGCTTTCGACCGGCCCGCTTTCGACCAGGCCGGTCGCGACCGCGGCGGCTTCGACCGAACCGACTCCGGTCCCGCCGGGCGTTCCGGGACGGCCGTCGACCCGCTCGCCCTGGAAGCCGCCGTGCTGCGCGGAGAGGCACTGCTGCAGGCCGGGCAACCGGCCGCCGCCCGCGACGCGGTCCGGGCCGTCCCGGACACCGCCGGCAGCGGCGTGGTCGCCGCCCGCGACCGGGTGCTGCTGCTGTGCGCGCTGGCCACCGAACCGATGAGCGCCCTGGAACTGGCCGACAAGATCGCCGTCCGGCATCCGCAGCCACCACCGGGCATCACCGCGGCACTGGCCGCGGTCCGGGCCACCCACCGGCTACCCGGCTGGGACACCGCACTACGCGACGCCGCCGGCTTCGCCGACCCGCTGATCGCCCGCTGGTCGGCGTGGCTGCTGGTGGAACACCTCGCCGCCGAGGGCCGGCTCATCGACGCGGCCGGCGCCGCCCTGACCGCCGCCGGCGCCGCCGCCGAGGCCCTGGCCTACGGCTGGCAGACCCGGTTCCTGGCCGCCGCCGACTGGACACTGGCCCTACACGGCCCGCAGATCCCGGCCGAACTGTCCTGGGACGGCATCGAGGGCGTCCTGCGGCGGGCGGCGAACCTGACCGACCGGGCCCTACCGGAACAGGCCCGCGCCTACGCCACCGCGGCGACCGCCCTGATCGAAGCCGACACCGGCCTGCTCGCCGCCGCCCGGGCCCGACTCGACGGCGCACCGGCACACCCCGCCGCCGCCTGGGTGGCCCGCGAGGCCGCATGGCTCGACGGCCAACCCGACCGGGCCGCCCGCACCCCGACCGACGCCGGAACCGGTCTACTCGCCGGGCTGCACGCGATCACCGCCCGCTGGGCCGCCTACGACCTGGGCATGCCCGGCAACGCGGCGATCCCGGTCGACCTGCCCGCCGCCGCCCGCCGCACCCTGACCGCCTGGGCCGTCGGCTCGGGACTGGACAGCGCCGCCGACAGCTGGCAGCCTGTCGCCCTACGCGAACAGATCCGCTGCCTGGTCGCGGCCGGCCTGACCAGCCCCGACCGCGACCAGGCCGTCGCCGCA of the Actinoplanes sichuanensis genome contains:
- a CDS encoding LuxR C-terminal-related transcriptional regulator produces the protein MTDEPEVAARTALRQGPALVVLSGPPGCGRTTLLRRIAAAVPGPAHLGGGLAMLSEVPALALSRAVRARLPADDVPLLAEAVRSRVRGGLLVIDDLQHADPATLAALAHLARTCRVLVAVRTPHRLPEPLAAALRDAATLWLPVPPLTPEQAHALVRKTAGGLADQAAAAVVARAGGNPLATIALARQAASGRAPIGEDIDQVAYAIAAALADLPRPARTALAALGLLGRPAAPALLGTGAADLLAAGLVTAEAGGSLLPVSAYVAETAAGLLDTAARADLHARLADLTPPAEAARHLAAAGDPVGAYRKALAAADRAAGAERAALLLFACSLPADVDPRVRLAAADAALATGRAPDAAEVLRPLAAAVVPGAFDRPAFDQAGRDRGGFDRTDSGPAGRSGTAVDPLALEAAVLRGEALLQAGQPAAARDAVRAVPDTAGSGVVAARDRVLLLCALATEPMSALELADKIAVRHPQPPPGITAALAAVRATHRLPGWDTALRDAAGFADPLIARWSAWLLVEHLAAEGRLIDAAGAALTAAGAAAEALAYGWQTRFLAAADWTLALHGPQIPAELSWDGIEGVLRRAANLTDRALPEQARAYATAATALIEADTGLLAAARARLDGAPAHPAAAWVAREAAWLDGQPDRAARTPTDAGTGLLAGLHAITARWAAYDLGMPGNAAIPVDLPAAARRTLTAWAVGSGLDSAADSWQPVALREQIRCLVAAGLTSPDRDQAVAALLRAEQLADDAGLTVLAGRARRGLRRHQIQRDSRSPRSDGRLTRRELDVLGLVAAGEPTRRIAGQLGISAETVDTHIRAGMRKLGARTRTEAAALAFATTPARPEPFDTSEDGR
- a CDS encoding dynamin family protein, producing the protein MAIAGRLKAGKSTLVNALIGRRVAPTAAGECTRVVTRFRYGPADRIDVVTRDGDRHSLPLDEDGMVPDRLGVAAARIAYVDVALTSDRLRDLTVVDTPGLASTDTAGSARAEAAVGIDDDSAGEVAAAEAVVYVFTQAVRADDVRALQAFHTASARLATSPINAIGVLSRIDTLAGGADDPWPVAGPLAHHQAQLLARTVGDVVPVAGLLAETAEAGRLTGADRDALARLATLNPADLRLLLLSADLFRSRPAPIGADRRERLLTRLDLYGIGFACAQLAAEPRLGTGELVRRLAAASGLARLTATVDQTFRWRSDAIKAGWALTRLERLASLDQQNRATIRDAVEQALRDPAYHRLRLLDAAQRAATGTVPLPADWEQELIRLATSTDPRWILNLPEADSTALGTAAIAAAGRWRAYAVDGAGPAQARIAHVAHRGFQLLAQEVRQCRI